The genomic DNA GACAACAGTTTTTTGCCATCGTGGCGCGCCCCGGCGGCGTGCTCAGCCAGGCTCCCCAAACCTTTTTGGGAGCGGTCAAAACCGACGCCTTTGATCGCTCGCCCGATGCATATCGCAAGTTGACGCTGGCGCTGGTAAAAGGGTACCCGAACATTTCAGTTGCGTTGACCAGCGACTTCCTGAAAACCGTTCGTGCGATCCTGGATGGACTACAAGCGGCGTTGACAATGATTGGAACCTTGGTCGTCCTGAGCGGCGTCGCCATGCTGGTCGGGGCAGTTGCGCTCACGCGCTACCAACGACAGTATGAAACCGCCCTGCTCAAGACGCTTGGCGCGCGATTTGTCACCCTCTTTGGCATGACCATCGTCGAGTATGGCGCACTGGGCGCGGCCGCAGCGGCAATTGGCGGCGGCGGCGCGTTGGGCGCAAGCTGGTATGTCACCTGCACCGTGCTGCGCACGGCATGGCAGCCTTTTTGGGGCGATTGGCTGATCGGCATCGCCGGGACGCTCGTACTCGTCATCGTGGTTGGCAGCGTTGCCAGTTGGGACATTCTCCGCAAAAAACCGCTCGGTGTGCTGCGGGGCGGCGACTGACCTCGAACCGGATTCGGCGCGGCGTGACCCACGGCCTTGGATAAAACCAAAAATGCTTTAGAATGCCGCCCCGGAGCGGGTGCGTCTCCAGGCAGAGCCAGGACTCGGTGCCCGACAAATGTATGCTGCGAACGATTGTTCGATTTCGGGCTTGGTTCTTGGAAGGCGCGCGTGACCGGACACTTTCCGCCGCCAAACCGGTTGCCCATGCCCATCCCACCAAGGCGTGGTGGCAAGTGATGTGCCTGACCGGGGTGGATTACTTCTCCACGCTGGCTTACCAACCCTATATTGCCTTTCTGGCCGTTGGCGCGTTGGCCCCGGTCGCCACGCTGTTCCTGGTCGCGCTCACGCTGCTGGGCGCGGTGCCGATGTATTGGCGCGTTGCCCGTGAAAGCCCAAACGGGCAGGGGAGCATCGCCATGCTCGAACAGTTGTTACCGGGCTGGCGTGGAAAAACCTTCGTCCTGTGTCTGCTGGGCTTTGCGGCAACCGATTTCATCATCACGATGACCCTGTCGGCCGCCGACGCCGCCGAGCACTTGATTGAAAATCCCTTTGCCCCGCACTGGCTTGACCATCGGCTGCTCTTGACGTTCTTCCTGCTGGTGCTGTTGGGCGCCATTTTCCTCAAGGGCTTTGCCGAAGCCATTTACATTGCCGTTGGGCTGGTCATTGCCTTCATGGGGCTGAATGTCGTGGTCATCGGCCGCGGCCTGTATGAAATCGTCACGCATCCAGAGGTCTTTCCGCGTTGGCAGGAAGCCCTGACGGCTGGTAGCTCACACGGAAACCTATGGCTCATCCTGGTGCTGTCGTTGTTGTCTTTCCCAAAGTTGGCGCTCGGATTGTCCGGCTTTGAAACCGGCGTGACCGTCATGCCCCTGATCAAGGGGGATCCGTCCGATACACCGGAGCATCCAGCCGGGCGCATCCGCAATGCGAAGAAACTACTTTTGACCGCAGCGGTCATCATGTCGCTGGCGCTCATCGGTAGTTCGTTGGTTACGACACTGCTCATCCCGCCATCGGAGCTTGCGCCGCAGGGCAAGGCGGCCGGCCGCGCGTTGGCTTACCTTGCCCATGACTTCTTCGGCGTTGGGTTCGGCACGCTCTATGACCTGACGACGGCGGCGATTCTGTGGTACGCCGGAGCCTCAGCCATGGCTGGGCTGCTCAACCTCATCCCGCGCTACCTGCCGCGCTATGGCATGGCCCCCGAGTGGGCGCGCGCCAACCGTCCCCTGGTGATGGTCATTACGGGGGTTACGCTCTTTGTGACCTGGTTTTTCGATGCCAGCATCGAGGCGCAGGGCGATGCCTACGCCACCGGCGTGCTGATGCTCATGCTGTCGGCCTCGATTGCCGTTGTCATTTCGGCGCGCCGCGACGGCGGGTGGACCTACGTCGGGTTTTTGGCCATCGCGCTGGTGTTTACCTACACGACGTTGGAAAACATCCGTGAGCGTCCCACCGGCTTGAAAGTTTGTCTGGCATTCATTTTGTCGCTCATCTTCGTGTCGCTCGTGTCACGGGCGCTCCGCGCCACGGAGTTGCGGACACGGCGCGTCGTTCTGGACGACAAAGCCCAGCGGTTTTTGCGCGAAGCCGTGCGAAACCACATGCTGCGGATTGCGGCCAATCGGCCACAGACCGGAACCGAGCGCGAATACGCCCGCAAGCGCGCCGAACTCAAGCGCGTTCACCGCATCAACCATGACGAGCCGGTACTCTTTTTCGAGGTCAGTATTGCCAACCCATCCGAGTTCAACGACGATGTGCTGGAAGTGCATGGCGTGACTGTGGGCAAACACCGGATTCTACGCTGCGACAGCCCGGCCGTTCCCAATGCCATCGCCGCCTTTCTCCTTCACGCCCAGAAGGAAACCGGAGTCATCCCCGATGTCTATTTTGGGTGGACGGAAGGCAGCCCGATTGGCTACGCCTTCAAGTATCTCTTCCTGGGCGAGGGCGACACGGCTCCGGTCGTTCACGAAGTCCTGCGCAAGGCCGTTGATAACCCGGAAAAACGTCCGTGCGTTCACGTTGGTTGAAAGTTCTCCGACGCGGTAGCTTACCTTCCGTCCGGCGTAGCGGCTGGGTGGTTATGTGTGGGTTGTGGTGGCTGGTCTGGATCGCGCCGACCGTTGCCCTTGACCCGCGCAAAACGGTCACGCAGTACGGGCAGGATGTGTTTCAGGAGGGGCTGCCCCAGCAGAGCATTCACGCTGTTTTACAGACGCGGGATGGCTACCTGTGGTGCGCGACGTACGAAGGCGTGGCCCGCTTCAACGGCGTCAGCTTCACTGTCTTTGATCGCAGGAATACGCCGGCGCTCAAAAGCAACAGCGTGTGGACCCTCTGCGAAGACCGCGCCGGGACGCTGTGGCTCGGGACGCTGGGCGGTGGCGTGACGCGCTACCAGGACGGTGTGTTTTCCACGCTCTCCAAAGCGGACGGGCTCCCCAGCGATTTTGTCTATGCCCTGTGTGAAGGGCCGGACGGCGCGATGTGGTTTGGCACCGACCGCGGCCTCGGTTGCTTTCGGCAGGGGCAATGGACGACCTATGCTGCCGAGCAAGGGCTAGCCGGGCTGAACGTGCGCGCCCTGTGTTTCGATCGGCACGGACAGCTCTGGGTTGGAACGGAGGGCGGGGGCGCCTACCGTTTCGTGGATGGGCGCTTCGCGCCGTTGACGGCGGCCGAGGGTGGGCGCGGCGATACGGTCTATGCGATCCGGGAAACCACGGACGGCACGCTGTGGTTCGCCTGCTATGGCGTCGGGCTGGTGGCGCGGCGCGGCGAGCAGATCAACCTGTACACAGAAAAAGACGGATTGCCCAGCCGACTGGTCTGGACGCTTTGGGAAGACCGCGACCACGCCTTGTGGATTGGCACCGATGGCGGCGGCGGCGCGCGGCTCTATGCCGGGCGCTTCGAGGACTTCACGACGCGCGACGGGTTGACCCAAAACTTCGTGAGGTCACTTTACGAGGACCGGGAAGGGAGCCTGTGGTTCGGCACGAATGCCGGACTGACCCGCTTGCGGGATACGACCGTGACCGTCTTTGGTGTGTCCCAGGGCCTCCCCAGTGACAGCATCCGCAGCATTTGCGAGGACCGGGACGGCCGCCTCTGGATCGGCACGGATGGCGGTGGCGTCTGTCGCCTAAACGGTCGGCAGGTCATCACCTATGACAAATCCAACGGCTTGACGAACGAGGCCGTCCGCGCTGTGTTTCCCGACCGGGATGGCGGCGTCTGGGTTGGCACGAACGGGGGCGGCGCTTGTCTGATTCGGGATGGCCAGGTCGTGGCGCGCTATGACAAGTCCTGCGGGCTGTCGAATGACGCGGTCTATGCCATTTGTCAGGACGCCACCGGGGATGTGTGGATCGGCACGTATGGCGGCGGACTCAATCGCCTCCACGCCGGGAACATCACCATCTTCACGGTTGAAAACGGACTGCCGAACAACACCATCCGCTGCTTGCTTCCGAATCGGGACGGTGGCGTCTGGATCGGCACGAACGGCGGTGGACTGAGTCTATGGCGGGATGGAACGTTGACCACCTACAGCACGGCGCAGGGCTTGCCCAACGACACGGTTTTCGCGCTGCACCAAGCTTCGGATGGCACCCTGTGGATTGGGACGGAAGGCGGATTGAGCCGCTTGCGTCAGGGGCAAGTCACGTCCGCGACCAGCCGGGTCGGACTTCACGACGACAAAATCTTTCACATCCTGGCCGACGCGGACGGCTTCTTCTGGATGAGCTGCAATCGCGGCATTTTTCGCGTTCGCCAGGCTGACTTGGAAGCCGTTCTCGATGGCATCCGTCCCACGCTGGAATCAAAAGTGTATGGCATCCCGGATGGGATGAAGACCCGCCAGTGCAATGGCGCGTCCTCGCCGGCCGGCTGGGTGACGCGGCAGGGGGAGTTATGGTTTCCGACCAGCCGCGGCGCGGTGCGGATTGCGCCACGCGAGTTGGTTTCCAACCCCTTGCCGCCGCCGGTGTGGATCGAGCGGGTCGTGGTCAACGGCGTCCCCCAGGTGATGGCGCCGACGGCGCAGGCCTTTGCCGAATTCCCCCAGGCGATGGGACGGGTTGAGTTCGAGTACGCCGGGCTGAGCTTTCTCATCCCGGCGCGCGTTCGATTCCGTTTCCGTCTGGAAGGCTATGACGCAGACTGGGTTGAGTCCGGCGACCGCCGGGTGGCTTTCTACACGAACCTTTCTGCCGGGCGGTATCTATTCCGCGTCCAGGCCTGCAACAACGACGGCGTTTGGAACGAAGTCGGCGCCACCTACGCCTTTTACTTGCGCCCGCCGCTCTGGCGACGGTGGTGGATGCTGGCGCTCTATGGGCTTGGAGCCGCCGTCGCCATCTACGGCGGGGTTCGCTGGCGATTGGGCACCCTGGAGCGCCGCGCCGCGCGGCTGGAATCCATCGTTGCGGAGCGGACGGCGGAAGTCGTCCGGCAGCGCGATGAAATTGCCGTCCAGCGTATGGAAATGCTCGACAGCATTCGTTACGCCGAGCGCATTCAACGGTCAATGCTGGATTACCGGGGGCGAGTCGCCGTGGCGCTGGCCGAGCATTTCATTCTATTTCTTCCGAAAGACATCGTGTCCGGCGATTTTTACTGGTTTGACCAAGTCGCGGATGGCGTGATTGTAGCGGTTGCCGACTGCACCGGCCATGGCGTGCCTGGAGCGCTGCTTTCGATGGTCGGCAGCGCCGCGCTGACGCAAACCGTGCGGGGGGACGGCGTGACTGAACCGGCGCTCATCCTCGAACGTTTGGATGTCAGCCTCCGGCAAACCTTGCAATCAAGCGAAGATACCCCGGATGCCAAGCCGACCGGGACGGCGGATGGCCTGGAGATCGCGCTTTGTCATCTCGATGTCCGCAACGGGCTTGTGACCTTTGCCGGGGCCGGGCGTCCACTGTATTACCACGCCGTGGAGGAGGGGCTGGAGCCCGGCGGACTCATTCGCCAGGTGCGGGGGAATCGCCGGGTGATTGGCGGCAACGCGCGTCATCAAGGGGAAGCGTTTGTGAGTCACCAGTTGAGGGTAGGGCAGGGGTTGACGTTGTACTTGGCTTCGGATGGCTTGACCGATCAACCCGGTGGTGAGCAGGGACGCGGCTATGGCACGAAGCGCCTGCGCGCCCTGCTTGGCGCACACGTCGGGGAACCGATGCCCGCGCAGCGGCAGATGGTGCTGGCGGACCTCCGCGCCTATCAGGGGGATGTTCCCCAACGTGACGACATCACCTTGGTTGGAATTCACCTGCGCCCGCCAGCATAGGCTTGTCGGGCCACGCGCGCTGAAGAGGGAGTGGGCAAAAGGAGTGCCTGCGGCCGGAATCGAACCGGCGACCTACCGCTTAGGAGGCGGTTGCTCTATCCACTGAGCTACGCAAGCAAAATGCGCGAGGGCCGTGACCCAGCCATCGGTTGAAAACGGTCAGGCCTTTCACTGTAGCGTGACCAACCCGGGTTGCTCAAGACAGGAACCGTCCGTCCCAGGGATGGTCTCAGCTATCGTACTTGAGCAGGGATGTCACCGGATAGGATGCCAGCTTTTCGCGTCCGCCCAAGAATGTCAGTTCGACGAGGAAGGTCAGCCCAACGACTTCACCGCCTAGCTTTTCGACCAGCGCCACGGTCGCCGCGGCCGTTCCGCCGGTGGCGAGGAGATCGTCGGCAATGACGACCCGCTGGCCAGGCTGGATGGCGTCCCGGTGGATTTCGAGCATGTCGCTGCCATATTCCAAGTCATAGCTGACACGCTCGACCTCACCTGGCAGCTTTTTGGGCTTGCGAACCGGCACGAAGCCGGCCCCCAGTTGATAAGCCAATGGCGGGGCAAAAATAAAGCCCCGTGCCTCAACGCCGATTACCACGTCAATCGGCTGGCCGGACAGCGCTTCACTCATGTGGTTGACCGCCAACTTGAGTCCACGCGAATCTTTGAGCAGCGTTGTAATGTCGTAGAACAGAATACCTGGCTTGGGAAAATCAGGAATTTCACGAATCAGTCGTCGGAGTTCGTCCATTGCGCGATCCTCAGCAGATGGCTGGTTTGGCAAACTGGCAGCGTTGTGCGGCTCAGTCCAGTCTCGCTTACGCCAGCCGCTATGCCTAGCCTAACGCAATATAGGGAGCCTAGCGCAAGATACGAAACTCATCGTAATGAAGTGAGGCGTCCGCTTCCGTGACTTCAATCCCTTCCACCTGGGCGTTGTAGGGCCCGAAGCTGAGTTCTCGGCGGAACGTCTCCATGACATTGGAGAGTCCTTTTGCCCAGGCCTCGACGCTCCCATCTGGCAAATTGCGAACCCACCCAACGACACCTAGTTCCCGTGCCACACACAGAACGAAGTAACGATAGCCGACGCCTTGCACCCGTCCTGTGACGCGAAAGTGTCTTGCTATCAACGTCATCACGCCGTTCCCGCAAGTCTGGAAATGGTCTACCGCGCAGGCGAGGACGAAGCCTCGACTGTCGCGTGCCGCTTATATCGCTCTTGCTCGGAAGATGGTCGGGGCGAGAGGATTTGAACCTCCGACCTCACGGTCCCGAACCGTGCGCTCTACCAGGCTGAGCCACGCCCCGTTCGGACTGTTGCAGCCGGTGCACGCCCAAGGCTAATGGTGGCTGAAACAGCCACCAGACTATCCAGGTTCACGGGCTTTTGTCAAACGAAAAGCAGTTGCTGACAGATGGCCGTGGCGCGCGCCCGGGCCTCGATTTCAAAGCAGATGTTTTCGTATGCCGCGGCCAGTCCGTCGCCGCGCCAGAGGTTGCTGACGAAAGCCAGCCCATAGCGAACCGTAAAGCCAACGTAGCCATGACGACGGTACTGGGCAACGTGCGCCAGCTCATGCGCGATGAGTTCGATACCGGCCGGAGTCTCTGGCGCGTACTGGTTTGGAGCGACCCAAACGAGCGAGCCAAGCGTAATCGCAAGTGGCGGGATGACTGCCAGCCGACGCACCCACCAGGGCACGCCGTCCACGCGCCAGAGTATGTCGTCAAGGTCCAGCTCTGGAAAAAAAGGCTGCAACTGCTGGCGGGTGGCGCTCGGAAGGTGGCGCCAGCCCGGTGGCGGCGGTCCTTCCCATGACCAACCGCCCAGCCCGGTCAAGAGAAGCCGCAGTGAGGTCCACATGCGCCAGTTCGTTCTCAGCTCAAAGCCGGAGCAAAGTGCTCGGCGTGCCAGCTCTGGGCAAAGGGGCGTTCCCACCGACCTGCTCGCAGGTCGCCCAAGGTGCGCACCGTGCTATCGAATACTGGTGTCTCGGCGCTGATGTGTCCATCGCGGACGAGTCGGCGGAAGGTCGGGCGGTCAACCAGTTCGACCCCGGTGGCACTCCGGTAGGCAATGTCGGCAGTGTCGGCCAGCGCCACGCCGGCACTACGAACTGCCGCGCTTACCGCATGAAACATACTGTCAATCGAACACCCAGAGACATCGTTGCGGGTTTCGTCCGCCGCGACCACGATGAAGCGTTGATCGAGGATGGCAAAGCCGCCACGCACGCGCGCGCCATGCGACATCCAATCAGCAACAAACGCCGTCAGCGCGTTCTCGATGACGGCCACACTCGCGGAAGCGAGCGTCTCGGCGGTTGTGAAAACCCAAACCCGCGCCTGATCCGGCAGGGCATCCAGTGTTGGCATGATGAACGTCTCCGTGAATACAAAAAATGCTCACCAAGCCTAATCTACCATGCCGCATCTAGGCTTGACCGGCCGCGTTCCCTCCCGCGTCCTTGTGTCCGGGAGTCAGTCCGCGACGCCTGCCAAGGGTCGGTCGTCAAAGGATTGTTGCATTTTATGAATGCACAGCCTACACTAGCTCTCGTGTATACCTTCTCTTGCTCATCAACGGTGACGTGCCTCGTTTCGGATAGTGGTTGGGCGTGGCGGTTTCGGATTAGTCGGAGATAGGAAGGTCTTGGTTATTCACGAAACCCGCCGCTCGTCGGCTTGCTATGTGTCATTCTTTCGCACCGTTCCAGAATGGATGCCTGGCTGGGGTTTCTTTATCCGAAAGAGGAAAACGCATCCATGAAGCTCTATGTTGGTAATTTGAGTTTTCAGACCACGAGTGAAGACCTGCGGAGTTATTTCTCGCAGGCCGGCGCGGTCGAATCAGCGCTCGTTGTCGAAGATCGTGACACGAACCGCTCACGCGGCTTTGGTTTTGTCGAGTTCTCGTCAAACGAGGACGGCAACAAAGCCATTGAAATGTTCCACGGCACGG from Chloracidobacterium validum includes the following:
- a CDS encoding APC family permease; the protein is MLRTIVRFRAWFLEGARDRTLSAAKPVAHAHPTKAWWQVMCLTGVDYFSTLAYQPYIAFLAVGALAPVATLFLVALTLLGAVPMYWRVARESPNGQGSIAMLEQLLPGWRGKTFVLCLLGFAATDFIITMTLSAADAAEHLIENPFAPHWLDHRLLLTFFLLVLLGAIFLKGFAEAIYIAVGLVIAFMGLNVVVIGRGLYEIVTHPEVFPRWQEALTAGSSHGNLWLILVLSLLSFPKLALGLSGFETGVTVMPLIKGDPSDTPEHPAGRIRNAKKLLLTAAVIMSLALIGSSLVTTLLIPPSELAPQGKAAGRALAYLAHDFFGVGFGTLYDLTTAAILWYAGASAMAGLLNLIPRYLPRYGMAPEWARANRPLVMVITGVTLFVTWFFDASIEAQGDAYATGVLMLMLSASIAVVISARRDGGWTYVGFLAIALVFTYTTLENIRERPTGLKVCLAFILSLIFVSLVSRALRATELRTRRVVLDDKAQRFLREAVRNHMLRIAANRPQTGTEREYARKRAELKRVHRINHDEPVLFFEVSIANPSEFNDDVLEVHGVTVGKHRILRCDSPAVPNAIAAFLLHAQKETGVIPDVYFGWTEGSPIGYAFKYLFLGEGDTAPVVHEVLRKAVDNPEKRPCVHVG
- a CDS encoding two-component regulator propeller domain-containing protein, coding for MCGLWWLVWIAPTVALDPRKTVTQYGQDVFQEGLPQQSIHAVLQTRDGYLWCATYEGVARFNGVSFTVFDRRNTPALKSNSVWTLCEDRAGTLWLGTLGGGVTRYQDGVFSTLSKADGLPSDFVYALCEGPDGAMWFGTDRGLGCFRQGQWTTYAAEQGLAGLNVRALCFDRHGQLWVGTEGGGAYRFVDGRFAPLTAAEGGRGDTVYAIRETTDGTLWFACYGVGLVARRGEQINLYTEKDGLPSRLVWTLWEDRDHALWIGTDGGGGARLYAGRFEDFTTRDGLTQNFVRSLYEDREGSLWFGTNAGLTRLRDTTVTVFGVSQGLPSDSIRSICEDRDGRLWIGTDGGGVCRLNGRQVITYDKSNGLTNEAVRAVFPDRDGGVWVGTNGGGACLIRDGQVVARYDKSCGLSNDAVYAICQDATGDVWIGTYGGGLNRLHAGNITIFTVENGLPNNTIRCLLPNRDGGVWIGTNGGGLSLWRDGTLTTYSTAQGLPNDTVFALHQASDGTLWIGTEGGLSRLRQGQVTSATSRVGLHDDKIFHILADADGFFWMSCNRGIFRVRQADLEAVLDGIRPTLESKVYGIPDGMKTRQCNGASSPAGWVTRQGELWFPTSRGAVRIAPRELVSNPLPPPVWIERVVVNGVPQVMAPTAQAFAEFPQAMGRVEFEYAGLSFLIPARVRFRFRLEGYDADWVESGDRRVAFYTNLSAGRYLFRVQACNNDGVWNEVGATYAFYLRPPLWRRWWMLALYGLGAAVAIYGGVRWRLGTLERRAARLESIVAERTAEVVRQRDEIAVQRMEMLDSIRYAERIQRSMLDYRGRVAVALAEHFILFLPKDIVSGDFYWFDQVADGVIVAVADCTGHGVPGALLSMVGSAALTQTVRGDGVTEPALILERLDVSLRQTLQSSEDTPDAKPTGTADGLEIALCHLDVRNGLVTFAGAGRPLYYHAVEEGLEPGGLIRQVRGNRRVIGGNARHQGEAFVSHQLRVGQGLTLYLASDGLTDQPGGEQGRGYGTKRLRALLGAHVGEPMPAQRQMVLADLRAYQGDVPQRDDITLVGIHLRPPA
- a CDS encoding adenine phosphoribosyltransferase; this encodes MDELRRLIREIPDFPKPGILFYDITTLLKDSRGLKLAVNHMSEALSGQPIDVVIGVEARGFIFAPPLAYQLGAGFVPVRKPKKLPGEVERVSYDLEYGSDMLEIHRDAIQPGQRVVIADDLLATGGTAAATVALVEKLGGEVVGLTFLVELTFLGGREKLASYPVTSLLKYDS
- a CDS encoding acylphosphatase; protein product: MTLIARHFRVTGRVQGVGYRYFVLCVARELGVVGWVRNLPDGSVEAWAKGLSNVMETFRRELSFGPYNAQVEGIEVTEADASLHYDEFRILR
- a CDS encoding eCIS core domain-containing protein; the protein is MWTSLRLLLTGLGGWSWEGPPPPGWRHLPSATRQQLQPFFPELDLDDILWRVDGVPWWVRRLAVIPPLAITLGSLVWVAPNQYAPETPAGIELIAHELAHVAQYRRHGYVGFTVRYGLAFVSNLWRGDGLAAAYENICFEIEARARATAICQQLLFV
- a CDS encoding RNA recognition motif domain-containing protein — encoded protein: MKLYVGNLSFQTTSEDLRSYFSQAGAVESALVVEDRDTNRSRGFGFVEFSSNEDGNKAIEMFHGTEFNGRTLTVNEARPREERSGGYGGGGGRRGGGGYGGGGRRGGGGGGYGRGGW